A genome region from Sebastes umbrosus isolate fSebUmb1 chromosome 22, fSebUmb1.pri, whole genome shotgun sequence includes the following:
- the LOC119481574 gene encoding uncharacterized protein LOC119481574, translating into MFKTPPLHFESTLTGAQVSCGHCRVSVTRTMKTFTLITALTLCSFSWISVSGSEFQTVEAQPGGEVTLTCSNMSSDPCPTWWFRLVDRTKASCITVMYNADGDVKYCDGFQNLKFEMSSNISTVFLKIKRVDLSDSGLYFCGFYSNGRPTFSVIHLNINETDETHDDVDSQCEITAKLTSMILGGLTVLLVAVIIGLVVKVRKLQTAASEDQNPPQYENVDCDELRDAELSLYSSVGKRRPASEREVKTRVHAASR; encoded by the exons ATGTTTAAAACCCCGCCTCTTCACTTTGAAAGCACCCTGACTGGAGCTCAGGTCAGTTGCGGACATTGCAGAGTTTCAGTCACACGCACCATGAAGACCTTCACCTTGATAACAGCTTTAACTCTCTGCAGCTTTA gCTGGATCTCTGTCTCAGGTTCTGAGTTTCAGACTGTGGAGGCTCAGCCAGGTGGAGAAGTCACACTGACGTGCTCCAACATGTCCAGCGATCCATGTCCGACATGGTGGTTCAGACTGGTGGACAGAACCAAGGCCAGCTGTATCACTGTTATGTACAATGCTGACGGCGACGTTAAATACTGTGATGGATTTcaaaatttgaaatttgaaatgAGCTCCAACATCTCCACTGTCTTTCTCAAAATCAAACGCGTGGATTTATCTGACTCTGGACTGTATTTCTGTGGATTTTACTCAAATGGCCGTCCAACTTTCAGtgtaatacatttaaatattaatg AGACTGATGAGACACATGATGACGTGGACAGCCAGTGTGAAA TAACAGCAAAGCTGACGAGTATGATCCTGGGCGGTCTGACTGTTTTGCTGGTAGCGGTCATCATCGGTCTGGTCGTTAAAGTCAGGAAGCTTCAGACAG CTGCCAGTGAAGACCAGAACCCACCACAGTATGAG AATGTGGACTGTGATGAGCTGAGAGACGCAGAGCTGAGTTTGTATTCATCAGTGGGGAAGAGGAGGCCTGCCTCAGAGAGGGAAGTGAAGACTCGTGTTCATGCTGCCAGCAGATAG
- the LOC119481572 gene encoding uncharacterized protein LOC119481572: MFNTPPLYFESNLTGAQFSCGHCIASVTRTMKTFTLITALTLCSFSWISVSGSESQTVEVQSGEEVTLTCSNMSRVVSLTWWSRLVNRTKASCITFMYSANSDVKYCDGFQKLKYEMSSNISTLFLKIKDVDLSDSGLYFYGFISGGRPIFSVIRLNVEGKGSIETHDDVDSQCEMSYGTAKLTSMILGGLTVFLVAVIIGLVVKVRKLQTAASEDQNSQQYENVDCNGLRDAELSLYSTVGTGRPASEREVKTRVVYAASR, encoded by the exons ATGTTTAACACCCCGCCTCTTTACTTTGAAAGTAACCTGACTGGAGCTCAGTTCAGTTGCGGACATTGCATAGCTTCAGTCACACGCACCATGAAGACCTTCACCTTGATAACAGCTTTAACTCTCTGCAGCTTTA gCTGGATCTCTGTCTCAGGCTCTGAGTCTCAGACTGTGGAGGTTCAGTCTGGTGAAGAAGTCACACTGACGTGCTCCAACATGTCCAGGGTTGTATCTTTGACATGGTGGTCCAGACTGGTGAACAGAACCAAGGCCAGCTGTATCACTTTTATGTACAGCGCTAATAGCGACGTTAAATACTGTGATGGATTTCAAAAGTTGAAATATGAAATGAGCTCCAACATCTCCACTCTCTTTCTCAAAATCAAAGACGTGGATTTATCCGACTCTGGACTGTATTTCTATGGATTTATCTCAGGTGGCCGTCCAATTTTCAGTGTAATACGTTTAAATGTTGAAG GAAAAGGCAGCATTGAGACACATGATGACGTGGACAGCCAGTGTGAAA TGAGTTACGGAACAGCAAAGCTGACGAGTATGATCCTGGGCGGCCTGACTGTCTTCCTGGTAGCGGTCATCATCGGTCTGGTTGTTAAAGTCAGGAAGCTGCAGACAG CTGCCAGTGAAGACCAGAACTCACAACAGTATGAG AATGTGGACTGTAATGGGCTGAGAGACGCAGAGCTGAGTTTGTACTCAACAGTGGGGACCGGGAGGCCTGCCTCAGAGAGGGAAGTGAAGACTCGTGTTGTTTACGCTGCAAGCAGATAG
- the LOC119481591 gene encoding uncharacterized protein LOC119481591 → MRSFTLITALLLCSLSSVSGSESHTVEVQSGDEVTLTCNNITSRPAHTEWFRLINRTKPSCISYMYWDDDEASFCDGYQKEKFEMSSNISTVFLKIKRVDLSDSGLYFCGIYVKAHTVIADATHLIVQEKFDGMAHLMSLILGGLTVSLTIVVVVLAVKVRKLQTGTADLQFNLGSDELNSAALRFLPETMRNRRPASEREVETRVVYAASR, encoded by the exons ATGAGGAGCTTCACCTTGATAACAGCTTTACTTCTCTGCAGCCTCA GCTCCGTCTCAGGTTCTGAGTCTCACACTGTGGAGGTTCAGTCTGGTGATGAAGTCACACTGACGTGCAACAACATTACCAGCCGTCCAGCTCATACGGAGTGGTTCAGACTGATCAACAGAACCAAGCCCAGCTGTATCTCCTATATGTACTGGGATGATGATGAAGCTTCGTTCTGTGATGgatatcaaaaagaaaaatttgAAATGAGCTCCAACATCTCCACTGTCTTTCTTAAAATCAAGCGAGTGGATTTATCTGACTCTGGACTGTATTTCTGTGGAATCTACGTGAAAGCACATACCGTCATTGCCGATGCAACACATTTAATCGTTCAAG AGAAGTTTGATGGAATGGCACACCTAATGAGTTTGATCCTGGGTGGTCTGACCGTTTCCCTCACCATAGTCGTCGTTGTTCTGGCTGTTAAAGTCAGGAAACTTCAGACAGGTACAGCAGATTTACAATTT aatCTGGGCTCTGATGAGCTGAACTCTGCAGCGCTGAGGTTCCTTCCGGAGACAATGAGGAACAGGAGGCCTGCAtcagagagagaagtggagaCTCGTGTTGTTTATGCAGCCAGCAGATAG
- the LOC119481592 gene encoding uncharacterized protein LOC119481592: protein MRSFTLTALLLCSLISVSGSESQTVEVQSGDEVTLTCPNIFKIPTRKEWFRLINRTKPSCISSMYGVYGEALLCDGFQKEKFEMSSNNSTVFLKIKRVDLSDSGLYFCGIYKDQHTVIVSATHLIVQEENDGSANLMSLILGGLTVSLTIVVVVLAVKVRKLQTAVNEEPQPERNKNLGSDELNYAALSFQAKPKRSRRPAPEREMEPHVVYAATR from the exons ATGAGGAGCTTCACCTTAACAGCTTTACTTCTCTGCAGCCTCA TTTCCGTCTCAGGTTCTGAGTCTCAGACTGTGGAGGTTCAGTCTGGTGATGAAGTCACACTGACGTGCcccaacattttcaaaattccaACTCGTAAGGAGTGGTTCAGACTGATCAACAGAACCAAGCCCAGCTGCATTTCCTCTATGTACGGGGTTTATGGTGAAGCTTTGCTCTGTGATggatttcaaaaagaaaaatttgAAATGAGCTCCAACAACTCCACTGTCTTTCTTAAAATCAAGCGAGTGGATTTATCTGACTCTGGACTGTATTTCTGTGGAATCTACAAGGACCAACATACCGTCATTGTCAGTGCAACACATTTAATCGTTCAAG AGGAGAATGATGGATCAGCAAACCTAATGAGTTTGATCCTGGGTGGTCTGACCGTTTCCCTCACCATAGTCGTCGTTGTTCTGGCTGTTAAAGTCAGGAAACTTCAGACAG CTGTGAATGAGGAGCCACAGCCAGAAAGAAACAAG AATCTGGGCTCAGATGAACTGAACTATGCAGCTCTAAGTTTCCAGGCAAAGCCAAAAAGAAGCCGCAGGCCTGcacctgagagagagatggagccaCATGTTGTGTACGCTGCCACCAGATAG
- the LOC119481583 gene encoding uncharacterized protein LOC119481583 has product MRSFTFITALLLCSLSSVSGSESQTVEVQSGVEVTLTCTNITRIPAQTEWFRLSNRTKPSCISSKYKSDDEAAYCVGFKNGFEMSSNNSTVFLKIKRVDLSDSGLYFCGFYVDQHTVIGDATLLIVQGDGESDGEVDFKTEKEFDGTANLMSLILGGLTVSLTIVVVVLAVKVRKLQTAVNEEPQPERNKNLGSDELNSAALRFLPETIRNRRPASEREVETRVVYAASR; this is encoded by the exons ATGAGGAGCTTCACCTTCATAACAGCTTTACTTCTCTGCAGCCTCA GCTCCGTCTCAGGTTCTGAGTCTCAGACTGTGGAGGTTCAGTCTGGTGTTGAAGTCACACTGACGTGCACCAACATTACCAGAATTCCAGCTCAGACGGAGTGGTTCAGACTGAGCAACAGAACCAAGCCCAGCTGCATCTCCTCAAAGTACAAGTCTGATGATGAAGCTGCGTACTGTGTTGGATTTAAAAATGGATTTGAAATGAGCTCCAACAACTCCACTGTCTTTCTTAAAATCAAGCGAGTGGATTTATCTGACTCTGGACTGTATTTCTGTGGATTCTACGTGGACCAACATACCGTCATTGGCGATGCAACACTTTTAATTGTCCAAG gtgatGGTGAATCTGATGGTGAAGTGGATTTTAAGACTGAAA AGGAGTTTGATGGAACGGCAAACCTAATGAGCTTGATCCTGGGTGGTCTGACCGTTTCCCTCACCATAGTCGTCGTTGTTCTGGCTGTTAAAGTCAGGAAACTTCAGACAG CTGTGAATGAGGAGCCGCAGCCAGAAAGAAACAAG aatCTGGGCTCTGATGAGCTGAACTCTGCAGCGCTGAGGTTCCTTCCGGAGACAATAAGGAACAGGAGGCCTGCAtcagagagagaagtggagaCTCGTGTTGTTTATGCTGCCAGCAGATAG
- the LOC119481567 gene encoding uncharacterized protein LOC119481567 isoform X2, with the protein MRSFTLITALLLCSLSSVSGSESQTVEVQSGDEVTLTCNNIASGQTQMDWFRLINRTKPSCISSMYGCDGNVSYCVGFQKEKFEMSSNKSTVFLKIKRVDLSDSGLYFCGFYVKAHTVIADATHLIVQGDGESDGEVDFKTEKEFDGTANLMSLILGGLTVSLTIVVVVLAVKVRKLQTAVNEEPQPERNKNMDSDELNYAALSFQAKPKRSRRPAPEREMEPHVVYAATR; encoded by the exons ATGAGGAGCTTCACCTTGATAACAGCTTTACTTCTCTGCAGCCTCA GCTCCGTCTCAGGTTCTGAGTCTCAGACTGTGGAGGTTCAGTCTGGTGATGAAGTCACACTGACGTGCAACAACATTGCCAGCGGTCAAACTCAGATGGACTGGTTCAGACTGATCAACAGAACCAAGCCCAGCTGCATCTCCTCTATGTACGGGTGTGATGGTAACGTTTCGTACTGTGTTGGATTTCAGAAAGAAAAATTTGAAATGAGCTCCAACAAGTCCACTGTCTTTCTTAAAATCAAGCGAGTGGATTTATCTGACTCTGGACTGTATTTCTGTGGATTCTACGTGAAAGCACATACTGTCATTGCCGATGCAACACATTTAATCGTTCAAG gtgatgGTGAATCTGATGGTGAAGTGGATTTTAAGACTGAAA AGGAGTTTGATGGAACGGCAAACCTAATGAGTTTGATCCTGGGTGGTCTGACCGTTTCCCTCACCATAGTCGTCGTTGTTCTGGCTGTTAAAGTCAGGAAACTTCAGACAG CTGTGAATGAGGAGCCGCAGCCAGAAAGAAACAAG AATATGGACTCAGATGAACTGAACTACGCAGCTTTAAGTTTCCAGGCAAAGCCAAAAAGAAGCCGCAGGCCTGcacctgagagagagatggagccaCATGTTGTGTACGCTGCCACCAGATAG